The Clostridiaceae bacterium genome window below encodes:
- a CDS encoding NAD-dependent epimerase/dehydratase family protein, with protein sequence MSKYFITGGAGFLGINLVRYLLEKGHTVVSYDIADFNYPEKDLDTVTVVKGDIRDKNRLTNAMKGSDIVVHAAAALPLYKKEDIFSTDIDGTRNVLEASLENSIERMIMISSTAVYGIPDHHPLYEDDELIGVGPYGEAKIAAEKICLEFREKGMCVPILRPKSFIGPERLGVFALLYDWAKDGKGFPLIGNGKNRYQLLDVYDLCVAIELCATLDKDKVNETFNIGAEEFTTMAEDYQAVLDMAGYGKRIKTFPAAPVIWMLRLLEALNLSPLYKWVYETASKDSIVSIEKAKRVLGFKPIYSNKDALCRNYQWYLDNLDKFGNETGVSHRVPWKQGILKLIKQLF encoded by the coding sequence ATGTCGAAATATTTCATCACAGGTGGCGCTGGATTTTTAGGTATTAATTTAGTCAGGTATTTATTAGAAAAGGGACATACAGTAGTGTCCTATGATATTGCAGATTTTAATTACCCTGAAAAGGATCTGGACACTGTTACTGTAGTTAAGGGAGATATAAGAGATAAGAATAGATTAACTAATGCCATGAAAGGCAGCGATATAGTTGTACATGCAGCCGCTGCTTTGCCTCTTTATAAAAAAGAAGATATTTTTTCTACTGATATCGATGGAACAAGAAATGTTCTTGAAGCGTCTTTAGAAAATAGTATAGAGCGGATGATTATGATATCATCAACTGCTGTATACGGTATTCCGGACCATCATCCTTTGTATGAAGACGACGAACTTATTGGAGTTGGCCCCTATGGCGAAGCAAAGATCGCTGCTGAAAAGATTTGTTTAGAGTTTAGGGAAAAGGGGATGTGTGTGCCGATACTTCGTCCTAAATCCTTTATAGGGCCGGAGAGATTGGGTGTATTTGCGCTACTTTACGACTGGGCTAAAGACGGCAAGGGATTTCCTTTGATTGGAAACGGCAAGAATAGATATCAGCTTCTTGATGTATATGATTTATGTGTAGCAATTGAATTATGTGCCACTCTGGATAAGGATAAAGTCAATGAAACATTTAATATTGGAGCTGAAGAATTTACAACAATGGCAGAGGATTATCAAGCGGTTCTCGACATGGCTGGATATGGTAAGAGAATTAAGACATTTCCCGCCGCACCAGTGATCTGGATGTTAAGGCTGCTTGAAGCGCTGAATTTGTCTCCCCTATATAAATGGGTTTATGAAACTGCATCGAAAGACTCTATTGTTTCAATAGAGAAGGCTAAAAGAGTGCTTGGGTTTAAGCCCATTTATTCAAATAAGGATGCTTTATGCAGAAACTATCAGTGGTATCTTGATAATCTGGATAAGTTTGGTAATGAAACAGGCGTGTCACACCGTGTACCTTGGAAGCAGGGTATATTGAAGCTTATAAAACAATTATTTTAA
- a CDS encoding aminoglycoside phosphotransferase family protein, producing the protein MEMLEEKLQKVYSKYDIEGTFEGYTLCTSGHINDTYHVRFALGNNKHKEYIFQRINHHVFKDPAGIMSNIRKITQHWQSAKIKPGCDIVNFLDSKDGDNYVVLDGEYWRVSPFIENSISYETVENPELLSNAGYAFGQFQYVLSDFPAHLLKETIPDFHNTKKRMDDFFNIVALDPIGRVKEVEREIKFIEKYLDIAVKLVEMQDRGEIPLRVVHNDTKYNNILIDKDNNKPLCIIDLDTVMPGLSMYDFGDAIRFAANRAVEDETDLSKIGLAIENFEAFASGFISASKDFLTKKELDNMALGAVVITIEQASRFLADYINGDKYYRINRQSHNLDRARCQIKLAEDMILNYDVMRNTIDRLMAYV; encoded by the coding sequence TTGGAAATGCTGGAGGAAAAGCTGCAAAAGGTTTACAGTAAATACGATATTGAAGGAACATTTGAAGGATATACTCTATGCACAAGCGGCCACATTAACGATACATATCATGTTAGGTTTGCTTTGGGAAATAATAAACATAAGGAATATATTTTTCAGAGAATTAACCATCATGTTTTTAAAGATCCGGCAGGAATTATGAGCAATATTAGAAAAATAACCCAGCACTGGCAGTCAGCAAAAATTAAACCTGGTTGTGATATTGTAAATTTTCTGGACAGTAAAGATGGAGATAATTATGTAGTACTTGATGGAGAGTACTGGAGAGTGAGCCCTTTTATAGAAAATTCCATAAGCTATGAGACGGTAGAGAATCCTGAATTGCTAAGTAATGCAGGATATGCTTTTGGCCAGTTTCAATATGTTCTGTCTGATTTCCCGGCTCACCTTCTTAAGGAAACCATACCTGATTTTCATAATACCAAAAAGAGAATGGATGATTTTTTCAATATAGTAGCTCTTGATCCCATTGGACGGGTAAAAGAAGTTGAAAGAGAAATCAAATTTATTGAAAAATACCTTGATATTGCAGTGAAATTGGTAGAAATGCAGGATAGGGGGGAGATTCCACTTCGAGTAGTTCATAATGATACAAAATATAATAATATTCTTATAGACAAAGATAACAATAAACCTTTATGTATTATAGATCTGGATACTGTCATGCCCGGCCTAAGCATGTATGACTTTGGAGACGCTATCCGTTTTGCAGCTAATAGGGCAGTGGAAGATGAGACAGACTTGTCAAAGATTGGTCTGGCTATTGAAAATTTTGAAGCTTTTGCCAGTGGTTTTATCAGTGCTTCAAAGGATTTCTTAACAAAAAAAGAACTGGACAACATGGCTTTGGGAGCAGTAGTAATAACTATTGAGCAAGCTTCCCGCTTTCTTGCTGATTATATAAATGGAGACAAGTATTATCGTATAAACAGGCAGAGTCATAATCTGGATAGGGCAAGATGTCAGATTAAACTGGCGGAGGATATGATCCTGAATTATGATGTTATGAGAAATACTATTGACAGACTTATGGCATATGTATAA